In Methanocella sp., the sequence GGTTATATCACGATGCTATCTGATCTTTTATGGATATATAGAATTAAAGATCGACCGGGTTATCCTCACATAATCTTCGGCTTATCCGCCCTCGAAGCCCTGACATTTACCTTTTATTAAGGCTATGGCTATCTCATGTGAGTTTAGTCCTTTAGTATTATAACCGCCCCTTTTAAAATTCGATTAACGTTAACTTATATAAGGAATACAATATACTAACTGACGCACATATGTTCGAAGACTTCAACGCGGCCCCCACAATAGACGACCTCAAGAAACAGATCAAGGCAGACCCGGCAAACATCGACCTGCGCCTCTTACTCGCCAGCATCTACCGCAGCCAGGAGCTGCACGAAGAAGCCGTAAAAGAATACCGGGAGATCCTCAAGCTCGACGGTAAAAATTATGACGCCTGGTATAACCTGGGCATGGAGTATTTCCAGCTACACGAGGACGACAAAGCAATGGCAACATTAAAAAAGGCAGCAGACTCCGCGCCAGACCGCCAGGACCCCTGGTTCCTCATGGCCATGGTCAACTATAAGAAAAAACACTACAAAGAAGCCATCGAAGCCTTCAAAAAGACCATTGAGATAGCGCCCGACAACGCTTTCGCCCACTACGGTCTCGCGGCCGCATACGTTGAGACCGGCAAATACGCCGAAGCCATAGAAGAGTTCAGGCGCAACCTGCGTTTCGTCCCGCACGACAAAGGCTCATTATTCCGGCTCAAATACGTCCCGAAGCTCCGCCTGTCTCCCGACGAAGAGCTCAAGGCCGCCAGAAGGGCCGCAGAAAAAGCTCCCGATAATCCGGAAGCACACCACTGGCTTGCCATCGTCCTCATATTAATGAACATCACCGAAGGCGTCGTCGACGAGCTTAGAAAAGCCATAAGCCTCGACCCTAAAAACGCCGAATATCACTACGACCTCGCCTACCTCCTCGACCTGAACGACGACCCGGGCGCCATCGAGGAGCTCCGGGAAGTGTTGCGTATCCGGCCAAAATACCTGGACGCCATGTACTTTCTGGGCGTATATTATAGCAACCACGGCATGATAGAAGACGCCATACGCATGTTCAAAAAGGCCATGAAGACCGATCCCGATAACGCGTTACCTCATTATTATATTGGGGCCACGTATGCCGAAGAGGGCATGCTCAAGGAAGCGAGGAAAGAGCTAAAAAGGGCG encodes:
- a CDS encoding tetratricopeptide repeat protein yields the protein MFEDFNAAPTIDDLKKQIKADPANIDLRLLLASIYRSQELHEEAVKEYREILKLDGKNYDAWYNLGMEYFQLHEDDKAMATLKKAADSAPDRQDPWFLMAMVNYKKKHYKEAIEAFKKTIEIAPDNAFAHYGLAAAYVETGKYAEAIEEFRRNLRFVPHDKGSLFRLKYVPKLRLSPDEELKAARRAAEKAPDNPEAHHWLAIVLILMNITEGVVDELRKAISLDPKNAEYHYDLAYLLDLNDDPGAIEELREVLRIRPKYLDAMYFLGVYYSNHGMIEDAIRMFKKAMKTDPDNALPHYYIGATYAEEGMLKEARKELKRALKLDPDNFEARRMLAQIYVEDELYDEAIEEYEKLVEMEPGIKAARDSLEKLREMKKSKHN